Below is a window of Aquarana catesbeiana isolate 2022-GZ linkage group LG11, ASM4218655v1, whole genome shotgun sequence DNA.
ATGAAAAACTCAAAATGCACCTGGtgaatgcaaactgcaacctgtataCGTGTGAACCAGACGTAAGGGCCTGGCTGagtcagagtcaggcctaatcccatTGTGCTAGCTGTGTCTGGatcattagagaggaagcgatgtgtagGAGAATGGAGCGAAccttagagaggaagcgatgtgcaggaggagaaatggagtgacCCTACTGGactgtacatagttgtcccaagcaAATTGCTGTTAtttccactgggcatcccatatttcccgtaccccatccaagttcaattccctcaataaaatacaaaaacaaaactgatggactgttcattgtcttggtgtgtctggaagtgaatgctgggctaggcagggtgacaggtgggccacattatTTAGCAagccctacgggggtaccgctacatgtatTTCTCGCACCACGTTCTAGTGCAAGCCCGGGCTAAAATAACAGCAATCACAGTGAAAGTTTGAGGAAAAACTGTTAATGTGTTTCACACTGAACCAGTGCTTAACAATGTGTTATGGCTGTGTTAGGAGTAAGCGCTAGTTCAGCATGAAACGCATCAACTGTTTTTTTCCCCTACTTTTACTGTGATTGCtgtgtttttttataaaataaaggtgGCTACTAAAGTGCAGCTGTCCGGAGTTTCTATTTTCTTATGTTGTGCAGTTAGGAGCTGAGCCAGTAGTCTGTGAATTTAAGTGGCAGATGTATTGGTCGGATAAATTCACAAtcttcacctcagccaatcagaggaagcgttGTATATTCTTTGATAAAACACAagtcttcctgtgaatggctgagcagtgctcaacCTAACTCGATTTTGTTCCAGGAATGGAACATTCCCACTTCCGGAACATAGAgctgtatattgtatgtagctgaTTCTACATACAGTTTCAATAGCGCTGACAGTGAGTGCATCTGTTACAAaagcaaatagtttgtttgggccaacttggcccaaattaactatttaaagtcATTGTGAacgtggagttaggctttaacccaACCACTGTGCCACAGGAATAGTGTAGTCTGCTCTTCCACCTCTATCCCATCTACAAGAATGGCCATCAGGGGATGGACTGCTGAGCCAAAGAACCAAGTGGATGCAAGGTTTGTGAGGGAGGCCCAGAGCATTGCTGGCTCCTTCTCACATGGTTAGGACAGATTATGTTAGGCTGATCGCCATCAGGAAGTTATCTGCAGCATAGATGTGGTGAAAGGCCTTTGGCCACCGTTATTTGTTTCAGATTGCAGTCACAGGGATTTGCTGCTGCCAGTAGAGTTCTGCGCAAATGATGAAATGTCCTTTAAAACTCATGAAACAAGTGCATTGGCCCTGGAAAGAAAATGCTGGTGTCGTTCCCACAAGCATCAATAATCGCCAAGCCAGTAGTAAAAAGCGCTTACCGGactaggtggaccccttaattataggAGGTCATAAGAGCCTGGGTTCCTTCAGGAACTAATTACAACCTGGATCTCTTGAGGGCACCGATCATCAACATCCGCCAGTGATCGAATAGAGACTGCAACTAGTTAAATTCGATCACTGGCGGATGTTGATGATCGGTGCCCTCAAGAGATCCAGGTTGTAATTAGTTCCTGAAGGAACCCAGGCTCTTATGACCTcctataattaaggggtccacctagtCCGATAAGCGCTTTTTACTACTGGTTTGGCGATTATTGATGCTTGTGGGAACGACACCAGCATTTTCGTTCCGGGACCAATGCACTTGTTTCATGAGTTTTAAAGGACATTTCATCATTTGCGCTACACTAATTttgttttaaattgtaattttgggTTGGTGAATCCTGTAGCGTTCAGCTTGCatatttttcttctcttttatacatagtgtggtttgcgctgattgcccttaGTTTAATTTGCCAGTAGAGTTTTGCCTAAAGGGGACTGCATACACTAGGCTGTAGATGACATACACCTGACTCCTGCACTATACTGTACAACAGATGCTGGTTGCTCAGCAGCCACTATTAATGAAGTTTTTCTTCAATGTAACTGagtgcagaaaagcatatgtaatggtAGACTTTTCTTTTTACAAATCAATGGGTTGAGGTTTGTCTGTTGGACTCTTGCTTGTAGCACAGTAATTACAGCACATTTTTTtggtacaaggactgtggcatatgttaCTGTGTACATAAcggagttgatttattaaaggcaaatggactgtgcactttgaaaattgcagttgcactctgcaagagcagttgctccagagcttagtaaatgagcagaaactctttTGACTTGCATTATGAAAATATTGTTCTTACAAAAATGCTGTTTAGGGTCAAGTTTAAATCCCCTCCCTCTTTTAGCATAATTTTGGCACACCCACAATTTGTCACAGTTTGCCAGGTGTGTTGTCTAATTATTGTTCCGTGAGTACGCAACACTGAACTCCCCCAGGAAAataaattatctacggccctggacACATTAGACTAATGGTGATTGATGGAGTGCGTTAATACAATATGAAATGCTGTATGCCTTATGGAGCACTGAAGAAGCATTAGCATCCTTACAGCTCTGAGTAGTGCAGTTTTAGGATCAGATAGTCTCCAACATTTGTGAAACTACTGCTTTTTATTTCCATTACTAAGATATGTTCCATTGCACTtcatagtatatactgtattttgctATCAACAATTATTCCCTGTGGAAGAGAAAGTGTGATACTACAACAGTAATCACTTATATACAAATTGTacctaaaaaataatataaaaacaaatgttctttgTAAAGGGAGTGGAACCCAGGACCTCACAGATGCTGGCAGCAGCTCGGATAAGACATGAGATTATTCTTAAACTATAGAATATTCCTGGTGTAATTTGGGCAATACAGTCATTGTGTAGGGCATTATAATAGGAATGTATCCATGAAAAGCTTAGAGATACTTTTTTGGGAGCATCATAGCACTTTGCCAAATGCAGGACTTTAAGGAAACTTGTCAAAGACCGagtgctctaatgccgcgtacacacggtcagattttccgacgggaaatgttcgatgtgagcttgttgtcgtaaagtccgactgtgtatatgctccatcgaacatttgctgtcagaatttcctcacacaaatgtttgagagctggttcttaaattttccgacaacaaaacttgtcgaaaagtccgatcgtgtgtacacaagtccatcgcacaaaagttcatgcatgctctgaatcaagcagaaggagccgcactggttattgaacttcctttttctcggctcgtcgtacgtgttgtacgtcaccgcgttctcatgtttggaattttgggccaacatttgtgtgaccgtgtgtatgcaagacaagtttgagccaacatccttcggaaaaaaatccacggttttgttgtcggaaaatacgatcatgtgtatggggcataactatCAAGGAGTATCAGGACATAATGTAAGAATAATTGAAGCAATAAAACAGCAGCCAAAATTAGTATTGttaaaattctttatttagaaaaatgATAACAAGTATAACAAGTTTTAAAGTAGAATGCCAGCTAAAAGTTTTTTGTAGCTTATCAATGTCAATCGCAGGGATTGGGGCGGCCAAAGCTCCCACTTTGCTTAGGGACCCATTCTGCCTTAATCTTTTCCTGCTTTGATAATGTTGCCAATGCCCACCTGTCCTGATGACAATCACTCCCACCATTTGTCCTGGTGTCACAGGGACGGGAAGCGAAAATAACCTTTCCCAATGAggtcacagacaaaaataaaaactcaaCAGAAACTTTgactcttccccactctatccggaaaaaaaaatggagttaggctttaatattTTATAAACTTTAGAAAAGCAGTTTTAACCAGTAGAAGAAATGTTCCAAAATTAAATTGTCATCACTGCAGGCTGAAATTGTAGTTTTAGTGTTCATTAGGTTTGTTCATCATTCTTGCTTGTAGAGGAAAGAAAGGGCAAGGGCCATCATGTTGAATTAGGGACTGCACAGTCCGCGCCCTGGAAAATATGTACAAGAACTATAAATGGCTTTATGACAAAACAAtattaatttaaaagaaaaaaatattattttattgacTTCATGTCCTTTTGTTGTGGTGTGAATACATTTAGTATAAAATAAAGTGTTTGGAGTTATGGGAGGGGAACATTTCTTAGACAAGTCTGCTAAAGCATAATGTAAACAGCATTTAggtagatgatgatgatgatcatagACCAATCTGTGCGGTTGCAGTtggattttaaacatttttttgggggtgttttcctACTCTTACCACCACTTCTCCTCTTAATAAACAGGCATGCTAGAAAGGTCTGAGTGCATGTGTTTATGGGTCTTAAATCATAAAATGCTTTTGGTGGTCAAGATAAAGCCAACCAGAGTCATTGACAGTTGGTTACAGATGAGTGATAATTGGAAAATACCATAATTTCTTCCATCAGGCATATCAGTTGAAAAGCAGTCCAAATGCCCAGTGGAGAAGAGGGACAGTAGGCCAAGACAGCTTGGGCTCTCTGTTTTTTTCTTATGGGAAATATTTTAACAAAAGCGCCAGTGACCGTAAAGAAATTCACCTTTCCTTCACTCTTGCCCCACCCCTTCCATTCCAAAATGCTCATTCCCTCTGGGTATGGGGGAGCATGATGTAGTTGTTCACACCAGCAGCCAATCACTAGGCCTGAACATTGTCACATGATGATGGAGATGACATCATCACTCCCTGTGAGCTAAGTAAAGCTAGGCATACACTGTTCGTTTTGCAGGATGAACAAAACAAATTGAAGaggttcccccatccacacttgGCAGCATTGATGGATAAATCTCTTACTGCAGGTGTTGGATATTGACcaaattggatgcagctgctcTTTGGTCAACAATTTTCCCTCCACGctcttattattttttacatacaaGGCTGTTTGGCCGGGAGTGTTGGATGTTGAGGTTACTGAATGCTGTTTGGCAGTATATGGCAAAGTCTGATTAGGTCCCCTATCCTTAATTTACCCTAGGCCATCTTTCGAATCTGGGCTTTCCATGATCACAAATGTCCTTTTTATTTAGAGTATATCCTACCATTTCTACTAACCTGTTTTCTGCGCAGAGCACACATTCACTGCTGTAGGTGTAGCCGTCTGTCCCACAGATTGGCTTATCCTCATACACACATGGATCGGCGTACCTAGAACACAAAGGCTGAACCGGTGTTAACTACTTCTTTAACAGTAGTGCAGGTCATCTGCAAACAGTTGAAAATTAAAATCGATGTATAGTCAtctaggcatagctcccaactgtccctgatttggagcaatgtccctcattcctcctcatttgtccctcgttttggtctgatctatatagttgtacggtatataaaatgcactttttatctttcaaaaagtgtttcccagtgctaaacctttcatccaaattctaaattgctgcatttgtcaattttaaaagccaatataaaggaatattagtgataaaaaaagcacttctggatttgattaacctttttttttgttatgtcccctttaaggggcgtggcaggggggcgtgccctatgcctacatacgtttgctagtaggtgtccctcattcccatctcagaatgttgggaggtatgcatctagGTCAGCTTGATAAAtaatcaatatttattttttaaaagctcttgtTTTTAGTTTGCAATTATATTGGGTATGGGCCAGTCATGTTTTCTCATTGCATATTCAGGTTTTGCTTCCAAGTTTGCAGTGCTACTTAAAGTCTGTGAATCAGCTGAATTACTGAAAAAATGTACTTCCTGTGTGGCAGATATTTTTATATTAATAgttgtaatgtccttatccctccactggaggctccgacatctctcctgtaatgtcttgatccctccactggaggctccgacatttctcctgcaatattcttatcttttcactgggagctctgatatctccacaaactccgtcgcagattgatgacgtcacaacgacattacccggctcctcctcttgtccctacttaaacagccgacgccatttgcttgacgttcgtgctaagaacctgacgccaggtaaagatctccaacagaagactgccatcatctctctctattgggccggtcagagctccgactatcatctctctttttggccagtcagagccccgactatcatttcacttttgggccggatagagcccctccaacttccacttgttgggccggacagagctccttcctctctagtagtcagagactttcctctgccctacccacagtctacttactttgcccaaagaaaaccttacctgttctTTTCCACATAGGTAatcagtacatctctcaagaagccactgggtgaccccatctccaggaatccactcactgcaagtatctttaggtttcctataaactttatccctgtgtagtgctaaaaagcttaagttgcctctgaagctccccgtcgtggcagtgtattaccactctaaataaaactgattgtatttccaaacttatctgagtcttcctacctgatagctgttaaggttaaagttaactgttaagaatatagtattcatagacttccgaagctgggatccacacaatccaacatagttcactgcctgaagcattacaaTAGTTGTGAATGGGCTGCCTTATTGCAACGCATGTTAACGCGCATGTTGTAACATACTGCAGAAGTTTCAGCACAGTGgcgaagtggttagcacttctgtctagcagcaatagtcattggtttgaatcccaatcacgacactacctgcacagagtatgcatcttctccctgtgcctgcatgggtttcctcccccactcgaaagacatgatggtaggttaattggccctagtatgtgtatgtataaatgtgagttaggtaccttagattgtgagctccttgagggcagggactgatgtgaatgaataataaatatgaGTAAAGAGCTGTGTAAGTTTATGGCACTtgagaagtacctgtaataataaaataataaagtgtgaTGCCAGCCTTAACATGTATCTCCAGCTTGCCATGCAGCTGCTTTGAGATAAAGAAGAGGAGCCAGTACAGGCTAATTTAACTAAGTTCTCAAACCTAAACAAAAatactgctttaattttttttctaagacAAGCGGAAGTGCTCATGATCACTACCTAGGAAGGTGGATGGTCCACCTTGGATGCAGCCACGTTGAGTGTCTCGTTTACCGCATCCCACTGCTACATTGTCCACAGCTCTTCAAGGCCACCCTTGGCAGCCCTGTCAGAGCCTAGATACAGAGGAAGGACAAAGCTGAAGAAAGTTCCCCAAACCTCCCCCTCAGTTCTGATGTTTCACATGACACCACCAAGGGGGAGGCTTAGCAGAACTTCCCTCACTCTGCCAGGAGCCAGTGTATTGAAGGTCTGGTAATTGTTTTAGTGGAAGAAGTGAAACTGATGGGGAAAGGGTGGGAGATTTGTTGGGGGGGAGGcttgttggtggaggggggttggcTAGTGGGGCTTTTGCTAGGGGAGGTGAGATTTTTGCTGGTAGTGGAttttatctggtaagagttttgcAGGAGAAGGAGGATTTTAGCTAGTGAGGGGTTTTGGTGTAGGGTGGTTTGCTGGTTGGCATTGTTTTATGCAGACATTTTTGTGTCCATTTGTTGTCCACATACTGTCACAAATGCCAGTTTGTTGTCTTATCAAAATTGCCTGTTTATTGTGGCCCTGTTTCCCATTTGCTGCTCACATACTGCATGTTTGTGCATTTGTTACCTGCATATTGTCCCAGTTGGCTGTTTTCTTATGTGTACTGTATATTTGCTGCCTATTGGCTGCCTTGCATATTGTAGCAGTTACCCGATTGTTGCCTGTGTATTGTATACAATTGCATATTTGTTGCCCATATCGTCAGGATAGCTATTTTTTGCCCACTTATTGTGAAGTCATCCCAGATTAGAGGCTCATATTTCTATATTGTGGTATCTGTAGACCTATCACTATCAAAGCATGTCGTTTTATTATTATGTTTCGCCATGGGGAGCTATGCGCAATCTTTTAAAAGCTTCAGTTTTATTTAAATTAGCATGCAGATATTTTCCCCCCTTTTTGTCATGGCACACTATATGCTGTGCTATTAAAGTCCTccattttattttaccttttttttttatttagataaagataatctttttccattttttggcccattaatattatttatttaattaacgTGATCACTACTAAGTATAGCCATGGCCTCAGGTAATCTTTAATTGCTCACTGAGGCTATATCAGGTATTAAATTGGGAATGAAACTGGTCTGTCACTGAACACATTCATGTCTTTCTAACAGCAACATTTTCCTGTCCTTTATCTTACCACTTGTGGTTTCTTCAAACTCGGTGCTGTAAATGCCAGACCTGCAGGAAGAAAATATGCAATCTGGTATATTAATGTATTCTTTCAGGTACATAAAAACTCATTTTTTTACCTTGTTGTAGGCATTAAAAACTATACTACTAGTACAGTAGTGGAGGGCTGAAATCTGTCTTTATAATAGTCTGCATCTGGGGAGATTTCTTGCTATGTCACCAAAATGGAACCCGGGAAACAATTGGAACAGTGGGTTGCAGATTGACGTGCCTGAAAGCTGGTGGAGAGCTTCAAAATTACTTCAAAATTGCCAGCAAAATTACCAAGATTCTGGCCAGCATAAAGCGAACACCCAAAAATTAGATGGAGATCAGAATGATCTATCCATAAACATGTGTAATCGTTCCAAGAAAATGTACAGAACTATGCTCTAAGATAAGAGCCAACAACCTAAGTCACATGTATTGTGCACACCCAAAGCCATTTTCAGTTGTACCTATCTACAAAAGTATTTGATATTTCTCATTAaatttattttgtaatattttcttgaaaaaaaataaaaatgtatcataAAAAAGTAACTCTAGTAATTTCTTTAAAAATATCTAATTCATAGTGTAGGAAGCTTACAAGGCAAATTCTTATTAGTTTGAAAAAGGTAGCCTAGCCTTTGCATTAATCTCATTCATTTTAagatatatacagtacacattgtgtgtgtgtatatatatatatatatatatatatatatatatatatatatatattaaaatatatatattttttttttaaccaaacattTTATTGTGGAGAATCTTCTCGATCCATATGTTGTAAATGAAAGTGATTCATTCTCCACCAaccaatgtttggtgaaagtcacattcagccctggttcacattggtacgatttgacatgtcaaatcgcatgtcaaatcggcggcaattgctggcaatggcaccatcctaatcggtgcaacgctgcatttgtggcactgcaccgatttcaaaaagtagtttctgtactactttttgtgatttcgggctgcgatttacagtgacatctgcacagatgtctctgaaatcgtggcCGAAATGGGGCCTGACATGCGGGAgtaaaatcgtgtgagttcagctgaactcgcacagcttcattcccgcagctcagtgtgaacctgggctcactgCTTTACAATAAGAAAAATGGGGTGAGTG
It encodes the following:
- the LOC141112040 gene encoding serine protease inhibitor Kazal-type 1-like, whose product is MNSFTLQVLVVCLVSGLAFTAPSLKKPQVPLCSRYADPCVYEDKPICGTDGYTYSSECVLCAENRARTVQSLIQHDGPCPFFPLQARMMNKPNEH